A region of Toxorhynchites rutilus septentrionalis strain SRP chromosome 1, ASM2978413v1, whole genome shotgun sequence DNA encodes the following proteins:
- the LOC129763377 gene encoding uncharacterized protein LOC129763377 isoform X2 produces MMERKKKHHKKKNGKGGQGGQGGVGGSAATNNGNKHHHQQQQQQQQQHQNVINSNNNNGDNRNRGGNKAATPTTMATISSNGSNKSSLPLPPTETSSSGNNGDGNGGVVLIKYETKSYPAADSSCWDNGSSLQFDPPHSGGSVGTDRTIPTAKQCSKNNHNLQQQQHHHQRQLSASDAEFRAQLIPYTAERSTKLDYKPSTRTVSSEDSCYSEERYISSDEDEEDDEDDEEDEIDLDESDIREEYLRKHRHHHHQHHNRNNKQRGQPKESLKPKEAPTAAESATVAPSTLEIPVGEQPQGERRRSISQLQNTLNKAKYHLSFDKWKNHHGGGNSGAVALNGNHLVINTGNNNNSRTSCVSLPSPAAGGGVGGNVQLIADFVNNNRNSMHAYTMPSTTSAASSPAPSVGMSPSSMATPSPGSANSSPSISSEPFSRLSRWFSIRRGSMNQYDLKGSSNANTTPGTISAGGKENRRNSIDHVDSTGSLFGNKFDGAGKLAMGKVLEADEDPLQLALESFAMTRGTGTESKIAERRHIPVALPPAPPGLTQQQLKRRLIVAAIVHSENSYVASLQRLVNEYKRPLEESSPPILNPSKTAILFHRLPEILQLHTLFRISLAEYVQSWDAEEKIGDVFVATFSKSLVLDVYSGFINNFSIAMDLARMEAKRKSALSDFFKVKQISSHDRLSFFGLMVKPVQRFPQFILFLQDLLKYTPQGHHDRMSLQLALTQLESLAEMLNERKREAEQFQAFKEMLENISGTFNIRSLVSGGAADNAINSTNTRYLLREDNVTQLEFNQSGFIVKSKKRRLLLLNDKVLCVSVAPKQSHEFGSTEKLTFKWMHPVQDVEIVDNNQSITLSRILTAGMKRGNSLKSNSSFDASYMSPGGPTGFGTGISSTMSSSVGGGSTGGGTLPGSGSDANNLCSEMNNLMHDYEVMSRINDLVGTLKGNYKDINLGVTRSILADIQASIQKKDEEISWVDSCCLQLVLKNAAKGGKEDTTYTFQIENPAVKKDWITELRLAQLALDPNNSPAWQIGAEHEQQRYSLAKMPLFVKAYPAYKSQHQTEVCCGCYFSSNLSASGAYRLKPSARKRSKHANTLWICSSDKINSHITILSHNSAQHQSNGGFGELARFSLGETIVTCMEYVKEGGLMTGDDIGADSIWMGTNNHRVLVYSASYPINDEQLVNLSLPGVPSQILYFNERVFVGMTNGSVLVFRRTEGGIWNLNSPKILAVQNEPISSLLAINSSVYFAAGKHVYVINGRTNEVEKNFHIKHTNSANVSSSVNLLAHSGIGLWISLKNSSIICLYHTETFKHLQDINIASNVLRVTSSHQNPSRESNSSIQVTALMAAKGMLWVGTNVGITLTIPLPRLEGVPSISGGVNISYHAHLGPVTFLLPLVTRSYHSLPPAPAVKIIQDTTEGVKQQSAEQKVEKVDSQVDDEQTEKQREAIALKEQICSSPVILRRKKQPPMESGRMAKTLPRNLRTSSGAFSPSIHSTLSSSSQYSDQGCDVYGLYSDLIFVKEDIENQTDRNILDPSYDYLRRSDPDIAAIPAKVSTLDRRLRMKVSRPRSLDLSNWSMESRSSSLYTSSGSDENMGGRSGNGSKNVSRNSSSASHKMTNSDLDNINEHEVVPTAPTEPNPPTATNELPAPSTLLEVEKPPETAPAITTSKRKKTQSTSGANAGAGGDGASNGAASARKTVLTLMGGRGYVNWRHIWERAGPADGGGGGSGGIKSATSSPQNHQHHQRASSVTSLAGLGQTNSTDAHIIIWEKKL; encoded by the exons ATGAAACGAAATCATACCCGGCGGCCGATTCTTCTTGTTGGGACAACGGCAGTTCTTTGCAGTTTGATCCCCCGCACAGTGGCGGCAGCGTGGGGACAGACAGAACAATCCCGACAGCGAAGCAGTGCAGCAAAAACAATCACAACCtccagcagcagcaacatcaCCACCAGCGTCAGCTGAGCGCGTCGGACGCCGAATTCCGGGCCCAGCTGATTCCGTACACGGCCGAGCGCAGCACCAAACTCGACTACAAACCATCGACCCGTACGGTTAGCTCCGAGGATAGCTGCTACTCGGAGGAACGTTACATCTCCTCGGACGAGGACGAAGAAGACGACGAGGACGACGAGGAGGACGAGATCGATCTGGACGAGAGCGACATTCGGGAGGAGTATCTCCGCaagcatcgtcatcatcatcatcagcatcacAACCGCAATAATAAACAACGCGGACAACCAAAGGAAAGCTTAAAGCCAAAGGAAGCACCAACAGCAGCAGAATCAGCAACGGTAGCACCGTCCACCTTAGAGATACCCGTAGGCGAGCAGCCGCAGGGCGAACGCAGGCGAAGTATATCCCAGCTGCAAAATACCCTCAACAAGGCCAAGTATCACCTCTCGTTcgataaatggaaaaatcatcacggCGGTGGCAACAGCGGTGCAGTAGCGCTCAACGGGAACCATTTAGTCATCAACAccggcaacaacaacaacagtcgAACCTCTTGCGTGTCCCTTCCGTCACCTGCTGCTGGTGGAGGCGTTGGCGGTAATGTTCAACTGATCGCCGATTTCGTCAATAATAATCGGAATTCGATGCACG CATACACAATGCCAAGTACAACATCTGCAGCATCCTCTCCGGCGCCATCCGTCGGCATGAGTCCCAGCTCAATGGCAACGCCATCGCCCGGCTCGGCCAACTCGTCGCCTTCCATCTCTTCGGAGCCATTCTCCCGACTATCGCGCTGGTTCTCGATACGTCGCGGATCAATGAATCAGTACGACCTGAAAGGCAGCAGCAATGCGAATACCACCCCGGGTACGATTTCCGCTGGCGGAAAAGAGAATCGTCGCAACAGTATCGACCACGTAGACTCAACCGGGTCGCTCTTCGGCAACAAATTCGATGGGGCTGGCAAACTGGCGATGGGTAAGGTGCTCGAAGCGGACGAAGATCCACTCCAGCTTGCGCTGGAAAGCTTCGCGATGACCCGCGGTACCGGGACCGAATCGAAAATTGCCGAGAGGAGACACATTCCGGTGGCGCTGCCACCGGCACCTCCCGGCCTAACCCAGCAACAGCTCAAACGTAGACTGATCGTGGCTGCCATAGTGCACAGTGAGAACTCATATGTTGCCTCACTGCAGCGTTTGGTTAACGAGTACAAACGACCCCTCGAGGAGAGCAGTCCACCCATCTTGAACCCCTCGAAAACTGCCATTCTCTTCCACCGCCTACCGGAGATTCTCCAGCTTCATACCCTCTTCCGAATCTCGCTTGCCGAATACGTCCAAAGTTGGGATGCGGAGGAGAAGATCGGCGACGTTTTCGTCGCTACCTTCAGCAAATCACTGGTCCTCGATGTGTACAGTGGCTTCATCAACAACTTCTCAATCGCGATGGATCTGGCCCGAATGGAGGCCAAGCGAAAATCGGCCCTCTCGGATTTCTTCAAAGTCAAACAGATCAGCTCCCACGACCGACTGTCCTTCTTTGGCCTGATGGTGAAGCCCGTGCAGCGATTTCCCCAGTTTATACTCTTCCTGCAGGATCTGCTCAAGTACACCCCGCAGGGTCATCACGACCGGATGTCGCTACAGCTTGCGCTCACCCAGCTGGAATCGCTGGCGGAGATGCTGAACGAGCGCAAGCGGGAGGCCGAACAGTTCCAGGCGTTCAAGGAAATGCTGGAGAACATCAGTGGAACGTTCAACATTCGGTCACTGGTGTCCGGCGGAGCTGCCGACAacgcaatcaacagtacgaacaCCCGGTACTTGCTGCGGGAGGACAACGTTACCCAGCTGGAGTTCAACCAGTCGGGGTTCATCGTGAAGAGCAAGAAGCGCCGACTGCTGCTGCTGAACGATAAAGTCCTGTGCGTATCGGTTGCTCCCAAGCAGTCACACGAGTTCGGCTCGACGGAGAAACTGACCTTCAAGTGGATGCACCCGGTGCAGGATGTGGAGATTGTGGACAACAACCAGTCGATTACGCTTTCGCGGATATTGACCGCGG GAATGAAACGTGGCAACAGTCTCAAATCCAACTCCAGCTTCGATGCGTCctacatgagccctgggggtcCGACCGGTTTCGGCACGGGGATCAGCTCGACCATGAGCAGCTCGGTCGGGGGTGGGTCAACCGGTGGTGGAACACTGCCCGGTTCCGGCAGCGACGCGAACAATCTGTGCAGCGAGATGAACAATCTGATGCACGATTACGAGGTTATGTCGCGGATCAACGATCTGGTCGGCACGCTCAAGGGTAACTACAAGGACATCAACCTGGGCGTCACGAGATCCATCCTGGCGGACATTCAGGCGTCTATACAG AAAAAGGACGAAGAAATCTCCTGGGTCGACTCGTGCTGCCTCCAGCTGGTGCTGAAGAACGCCGCCAAGGGCGGCAAGGAGGACACCACGTACACATTCCAGATCGAGAACCCGGCCGTCAAGAAGGACTGGATCACCGAGCTGCGGCTGGCCCAGCTCGCCCTGGATCCGAACAACTCGCCCGCCTGGCAGATCGGTGCCGAGCACGAGCAACAGCGCTACTCGCTCGCCAAGATGCCCCTGTTCGTGAAGGCCTACCCGGCGTACAAATCGCAGCATCAAACCGAG GTCTGCTGCGGTTGTTACTTTTCCTCGAACTTGTCGGCATCGGGGGCGTATCGGTTGAAGCCGTCGGCCCGCAAGCGGTCCAAGCACGCGAACACGCTGTGGATATGCTCGAGCGATAAGATCAACAGCCATATCACGATCCTGTCGCACAACAGCGCTCAGCACCAAAGCAACGGGGGGTTCGGGGAGTTGGCCCGGTTTAGCCTGGGGGAAACCATCGTCACCTGTATGGAGTACGTGAAGGAGGGTGGACTGATGACGGGGGATGACATCGGGGCCGATTCGATCTGGATGGGAACGAACAATCACCGGGTGCTGGTGTACTCGGCCAGCTATCCGATCAATGACGAGCAGCTGGTCAATTTGTCACTGCCGGGTGTTCCTAGTCAGATACTGTACTTCAATGAACGGGTTTTCGTGGGTATGACCAATGGGAGTGTGTTGGTGTTTCGTCGGACGGAGGGCGGGATTTGGAATCTGAACAGTCCGAAGATTTTGGCGGTTCAGAATGAACCGATCAGTAGTCTGCTGGCGATCAACAGTAGTGTGTATTTTGCCGCCGGGAAACATGTGTACGTGATCAATGGGCGGACGAACGAGGTTGAGAAGAACTTCCACATAAAGCACACCAATTCGGCTAATGTGAGCTCGAGTGTAAATCTGTTGGCGCATTCGGGGATTGGGCTGtggatttcattgaaaaattcgagcatcatttgtttgtatcacACGGAGACGTTTAAGCACTTGCAGGACATCAACATTGCCTCGAATGTGCTGAGGGTCACTTCGTCACATCAGAATCCTTCGCGGGAGTCGAACTCCTCGATACAGGTAACGGCACTAATGGCGGCCAAGGGAATGCTTTGGGTTGGGACCAACGTTGGAATTACGCTAACGATTCCGTTGCCCCGGTTGGAGGGGGTTCCAAGCATTAGCGGGGGTGTGAATATATCGTATCACGCGCATCTCGGACCGGTGACGTTCCTCCTTCCGCTCGTCACACGATCATATCACTCTCTGCCTCCGGCTCCCGCCGTTAAGATCATCCAGGATACGACCGAAGGGGTGAAGCAGCAAAGCGCTGAACAGAAAGTCGAAAAGGTTGACAGTCAAGTGGACGACGAACAAACAGAGAAACAGCGGGAAGCTATCGCTCTGAAGGAGCAGATTTGTTCTAGCCCAGTGATCCTCCGACGCAAGAAGCAACCTCCGATGGAGTCCGGTAGAATGGCCAAAACGCTCCCCCGCAATCTACGCACGAGTAGTGGCGCCTTCTCACCCTCGATCCATTCGACGCTTTCTTCGTCCTCGCAGTACTCCGATCAGGGATGCGATGTGTACGGTCTGTACAGTGATCTGATCTTCGTGAAGGAGGATATCGAAAATCAGACCGACCGAAACATCCTGGACCCAAGCTATGATTACCTGCGGCGAAGTGATCCGGATATTGCCGCTATCCCTGCCAAAGTGTCCACACTGGATCGACGCCTACGGATGAAGGTAAGCCGACCGCGATCGCTTGATCTTTCCAACTGGTCGATGGAATCGCGATCCTCGAGTTTGTACACTTCGTCCGGGAGCGACGAGAACATGGGCGGTCGCAGTGGAAATGGCAGCAAAAATGTGTCCCGCAACAGCTCCAGCGCCAGCCACAAGATGACCAACTCCGATCTGGACAATATCAACGAGCACGAGGTGGTCCCGACGGCGCCGACAGAGCCTAATCCGCCAACAGCCACCAATGAACTTCCCGCGCCTTCAACACTTCTGGAAGTAGAGAAACCGCCAGAAACGGCCCCCGCCATCACCACCAGCAAACGGAAAAAGACGCAATCCACCAGCGGTGCCAATGCCGGCGCTGGAGGTGACGGAGCGAGCAATGGTGCGGCAAGTGCCAGGAAAACGGTTCTCACCCTGATGGGAGGCCGCGGGTACGTCAACTGGAGGCACATATGGGAGCGAGCCGGTCCGGCagatggtggtggtggtggcagTGGAGGAATCAAGTCCGCAACCAGTTCGCCCCAGAACCACCAACACCACCAGCGGGCCAGCTCGGTCACGTCGCTGGCCGGACTCGGCCAAACCAACTCAACTGATGCTCATATTATTATATGGGAGAAGAAGCTGTAA
- the LOC129763377 gene encoding uncharacterized protein LOC129763377 isoform X3: protein MEALKDRDETKSYPAADSSCWDNGSSLQFDPPHSGGSVGTDRTIPTAKQCSKNNHNLQQQQHHHQRQLSASDAEFRAQLIPYTAERSTKLDYKPSTRTVSSEDSCYSEERYISSDEDEEDDEDDEEDEIDLDESDIREEYLRKHRHHHHQHHNRNNKQRGQPKESLKPKEAPTAAESATVAPSTLEIPVGEQPQGERRRSISQLQNTLNKAKYHLSFDKWKNHHGGGNSGAVALNGNHLVINTGNNNNSRTSCVSLPSPAAGGGVGGNVQLIADFVNNNRNSMHAYTMPSTTSAASSPAPSVGMSPSSMATPSPGSANSSPSISSEPFSRLSRWFSIRRGSMNQYDLKGSSNANTTPGTISAGGKENRRNSIDHVDSTGSLFGNKFDGAGKLAMGKVLEADEDPLQLALESFAMTRGTGTESKIAERRHIPVALPPAPPGLTQQQLKRRLIVAAIVHSENSYVASLQRLVNEYKRPLEESSPPILNPSKTAILFHRLPEILQLHTLFRISLAEYVQSWDAEEKIGDVFVATFSKSLVLDVYSGFINNFSIAMDLARMEAKRKSALSDFFKVKQISSHDRLSFFGLMVKPVQRFPQFILFLQDLLKYTPQGHHDRMSLQLALTQLESLAEMLNERKREAEQFQAFKEMLENISGTFNIRSLVSGGAADNAINSTNTRYLLREDNVTQLEFNQSGFIVKSKKRRLLLLNDKVLCVSVAPKQSHEFGSTEKLTFKWMHPVQDVEIVDNNQSITLSRILTAGMKRGNSLKSNSSFDASYMSPGGPTGFGTGISSTMSSSVGGGSTGGGTLPGSGSDANNLCSEMNNLMHDYEVMSRINDLVGTLKGNYKDINLGVTRSILADIQASIQKKDEEISWVDSCCLQLVLKNAAKGGKEDTTYTFQIENPAVKKDWITELRLAQLALDPNNSPAWQIGAEHEQQRYSLAKMPLFVKAYPAYKSQHQTEVCCGCYFSSNLSASGAYRLKPSARKRSKHANTLWICSSDKINSHITILSHNSAQHQSNGGFGELARFSLGETIVTCMEYVKEGGLMTGDDIGADSIWMGTNNHRVLVYSASYPINDEQLVNLSLPGVPSQILYFNERVFVGMTNGSVLVFRRTEGGIWNLNSPKILAVQNEPISSLLAINSSVYFAAGKHVYVINGRTNEVEKNFHIKHTNSANVSSSVNLLAHSGIGLWISLKNSSIICLYHTETFKHLQDINIASNVLRVTSSHQNPSRESNSSIQVTALMAAKGMLWVGTNVGITLTIPLPRLEGVPSISGGVNISYHAHLGPVTFLLPLVTRSYHSLPPAPAVKIIQDTTEGVKQQSAEQKVEKVDSQVDDEQTEKQREAIALKEQICSSPVILRRKKQPPMESGRMAKTLPRNLRTSSGAFSPSIHSTLSSSSQYSDQGCDVYGLYSDLIFVKEDIENQTDRNILDPSYDYLRRSDPDIAAIPAKVSTLDRRLRMKVSRPRSLDLSNWSMESRSSSLYTSSGSDENMGGRSGNGSKNVSRNSSSASHKMTNSDLDNINEHEVVPTAPTEPNPPTATNELPAPSTLLEVEKPPETAPAITTSKRKKTQSTSGANAGAGGDGASNGAASARKTVLTLMGGRGYVNWRHIWERAGPADGGGGGSGGIKSATSSPQNHQHHQRASSVTSLAGLGQTNSTDAHIIIWEKKL from the exons ATGAAACGAAATCATACCCGGCGGCCGATTCTTCTTGTTGGGACAACGGCAGTTCTTTGCAGTTTGATCCCCCGCACAGTGGCGGCAGCGTGGGGACAGACAGAACAATCCCGACAGCGAAGCAGTGCAGCAAAAACAATCACAACCtccagcagcagcaacatcaCCACCAGCGTCAGCTGAGCGCGTCGGACGCCGAATTCCGGGCCCAGCTGATTCCGTACACGGCCGAGCGCAGCACCAAACTCGACTACAAACCATCGACCCGTACGGTTAGCTCCGAGGATAGCTGCTACTCGGAGGAACGTTACATCTCCTCGGACGAGGACGAAGAAGACGACGAGGACGACGAGGAGGACGAGATCGATCTGGACGAGAGCGACATTCGGGAGGAGTATCTCCGCaagcatcgtcatcatcatcatcagcatcacAACCGCAATAATAAACAACGCGGACAACCAAAGGAAAGCTTAAAGCCAAAGGAAGCACCAACAGCAGCAGAATCAGCAACGGTAGCACCGTCCACCTTAGAGATACCCGTAGGCGAGCAGCCGCAGGGCGAACGCAGGCGAAGTATATCCCAGCTGCAAAATACCCTCAACAAGGCCAAGTATCACCTCTCGTTcgataaatggaaaaatcatcacggCGGTGGCAACAGCGGTGCAGTAGCGCTCAACGGGAACCATTTAGTCATCAACAccggcaacaacaacaacagtcgAACCTCTTGCGTGTCCCTTCCGTCACCTGCTGCTGGTGGAGGCGTTGGCGGTAATGTTCAACTGATCGCCGATTTCGTCAATAATAATCGGAATTCGATGCACG CATACACAATGCCAAGTACAACATCTGCAGCATCCTCTCCGGCGCCATCCGTCGGCATGAGTCCCAGCTCAATGGCAACGCCATCGCCCGGCTCGGCCAACTCGTCGCCTTCCATCTCTTCGGAGCCATTCTCCCGACTATCGCGCTGGTTCTCGATACGTCGCGGATCAATGAATCAGTACGACCTGAAAGGCAGCAGCAATGCGAATACCACCCCGGGTACGATTTCCGCTGGCGGAAAAGAGAATCGTCGCAACAGTATCGACCACGTAGACTCAACCGGGTCGCTCTTCGGCAACAAATTCGATGGGGCTGGCAAACTGGCGATGGGTAAGGTGCTCGAAGCGGACGAAGATCCACTCCAGCTTGCGCTGGAAAGCTTCGCGATGACCCGCGGTACCGGGACCGAATCGAAAATTGCCGAGAGGAGACACATTCCGGTGGCGCTGCCACCGGCACCTCCCGGCCTAACCCAGCAACAGCTCAAACGTAGACTGATCGTGGCTGCCATAGTGCACAGTGAGAACTCATATGTTGCCTCACTGCAGCGTTTGGTTAACGAGTACAAACGACCCCTCGAGGAGAGCAGTCCACCCATCTTGAACCCCTCGAAAACTGCCATTCTCTTCCACCGCCTACCGGAGATTCTCCAGCTTCATACCCTCTTCCGAATCTCGCTTGCCGAATACGTCCAAAGTTGGGATGCGGAGGAGAAGATCGGCGACGTTTTCGTCGCTACCTTCAGCAAATCACTGGTCCTCGATGTGTACAGTGGCTTCATCAACAACTTCTCAATCGCGATGGATCTGGCCCGAATGGAGGCCAAGCGAAAATCGGCCCTCTCGGATTTCTTCAAAGTCAAACAGATCAGCTCCCACGACCGACTGTCCTTCTTTGGCCTGATGGTGAAGCCCGTGCAGCGATTTCCCCAGTTTATACTCTTCCTGCAGGATCTGCTCAAGTACACCCCGCAGGGTCATCACGACCGGATGTCGCTACAGCTTGCGCTCACCCAGCTGGAATCGCTGGCGGAGATGCTGAACGAGCGCAAGCGGGAGGCCGAACAGTTCCAGGCGTTCAAGGAAATGCTGGAGAACATCAGTGGAACGTTCAACATTCGGTCACTGGTGTCCGGCGGAGCTGCCGACAacgcaatcaacagtacgaacaCCCGGTACTTGCTGCGGGAGGACAACGTTACCCAGCTGGAGTTCAACCAGTCGGGGTTCATCGTGAAGAGCAAGAAGCGCCGACTGCTGCTGCTGAACGATAAAGTCCTGTGCGTATCGGTTGCTCCCAAGCAGTCACACGAGTTCGGCTCGACGGAGAAACTGACCTTCAAGTGGATGCACCCGGTGCAGGATGTGGAGATTGTGGACAACAACCAGTCGATTACGCTTTCGCGGATATTGACCGCGG GAATGAAACGTGGCAACAGTCTCAAATCCAACTCCAGCTTCGATGCGTCctacatgagccctgggggtcCGACCGGTTTCGGCACGGGGATCAGCTCGACCATGAGCAGCTCGGTCGGGGGTGGGTCAACCGGTGGTGGAACACTGCCCGGTTCCGGCAGCGACGCGAACAATCTGTGCAGCGAGATGAACAATCTGATGCACGATTACGAGGTTATGTCGCGGATCAACGATCTGGTCGGCACGCTCAAGGGTAACTACAAGGACATCAACCTGGGCGTCACGAGATCCATCCTGGCGGACATTCAGGCGTCTATACAG AAAAAGGACGAAGAAATCTCCTGGGTCGACTCGTGCTGCCTCCAGCTGGTGCTGAAGAACGCCGCCAAGGGCGGCAAGGAGGACACCACGTACACATTCCAGATCGAGAACCCGGCCGTCAAGAAGGACTGGATCACCGAGCTGCGGCTGGCCCAGCTCGCCCTGGATCCGAACAACTCGCCCGCCTGGCAGATCGGTGCCGAGCACGAGCAACAGCGCTACTCGCTCGCCAAGATGCCCCTGTTCGTGAAGGCCTACCCGGCGTACAAATCGCAGCATCAAACCGAG GTCTGCTGCGGTTGTTACTTTTCCTCGAACTTGTCGGCATCGGGGGCGTATCGGTTGAAGCCGTCGGCCCGCAAGCGGTCCAAGCACGCGAACACGCTGTGGATATGCTCGAGCGATAAGATCAACAGCCATATCACGATCCTGTCGCACAACAGCGCTCAGCACCAAAGCAACGGGGGGTTCGGGGAGTTGGCCCGGTTTAGCCTGGGGGAAACCATCGTCACCTGTATGGAGTACGTGAAGGAGGGTGGACTGATGACGGGGGATGACATCGGGGCCGATTCGATCTGGATGGGAACGAACAATCACCGGGTGCTGGTGTACTCGGCCAGCTATCCGATCAATGACGAGCAGCTGGTCAATTTGTCACTGCCGGGTGTTCCTAGTCAGATACTGTACTTCAATGAACGGGTTTTCGTGGGTATGACCAATGGGAGTGTGTTGGTGTTTCGTCGGACGGAGGGCGGGATTTGGAATCTGAACAGTCCGAAGATTTTGGCGGTTCAGAATGAACCGATCAGTAGTCTGCTGGCGATCAACAGTAGTGTGTATTTTGCCGCCGGGAAACATGTGTACGTGATCAATGGGCGGACGAACGAGGTTGAGAAGAACTTCCACATAAAGCACACCAATTCGGCTAATGTGAGCTCGAGTGTAAATCTGTTGGCGCATTCGGGGATTGGGCTGtggatttcattgaaaaattcgagcatcatttgtttgtatcacACGGAGACGTTTAAGCACTTGCAGGACATCAACATTGCCTCGAATGTGCTGAGGGTCACTTCGTCACATCAGAATCCTTCGCGGGAGTCGAACTCCTCGATACAGGTAACGGCACTAATGGCGGCCAAGGGAATGCTTTGGGTTGGGACCAACGTTGGAATTACGCTAACGATTCCGTTGCCCCGGTTGGAGGGGGTTCCAAGCATTAGCGGGGGTGTGAATATATCGTATCACGCGCATCTCGGACCGGTGACGTTCCTCCTTCCGCTCGTCACACGATCATATCACTCTCTGCCTCCGGCTCCCGCCGTTAAGATCATCCAGGATACGACCGAAGGGGTGAAGCAGCAAAGCGCTGAACAGAAAGTCGAAAAGGTTGACAGTCAAGTGGACGACGAACAAACAGAGAAACAGCGGGAAGCTATCGCTCTGAAGGAGCAGATTTGTTCTAGCCCAGTGATCCTCCGACGCAAGAAGCAACCTCCGATGGAGTCCGGTAGAATGGCCAAAACGCTCCCCCGCAATCTACGCACGAGTAGTGGCGCCTTCTCACCCTCGATCCATTCGACGCTTTCTTCGTCCTCGCAGTACTCCGATCAGGGATGCGATGTGTACGGTCTGTACAGTGATCTGATCTTCGTGAAGGAGGATATCGAAAATCAGACCGACCGAAACATCCTGGACCCAAGCTATGATTACCTGCGGCGAAGTGATCCGGATATTGCCGCTATCCCTGCCAAAGTGTCCACACTGGATCGACGCCTACGGATGAAGGTAAGCCGACCGCGATCGCTTGATCTTTCCAACTGGTCGATGGAATCGCGATCCTCGAGTTTGTACACTTCGTCCGGGAGCGACGAGAACATGGGCGGTCGCAGTGGAAATGGCAGCAAAAATGTGTCCCGCAACAGCTCCAGCGCCAGCCACAAGATGACCAACTCCGATCTGGACAATATCAACGAGCACGAGGTGGTCCCGACGGCGCCGACAGAGCCTAATCCGCCAACAGCCACCAATGAACTTCCCGCGCCTTCAACACTTCTGGAAGTAGAGAAACCGCCAGAAACGGCCCCCGCCATCACCACCAGCAAACGGAAAAAGACGCAATCCACCAGCGGTGCCAATGCCGGCGCTGGAGGTGACGGAGCGAGCAATGGTGCGGCAAGTGCCAGGAAAACGGTTCTCACCCTGATGGGAGGCCGCGGGTACGTCAACTGGAGGCACATATGGGAGCGAGCCGGTCCGGCagatggtggtggtggtggcagTGGAGGAATCAAGTCCGCAACCAGTTCGCCCCAGAACCACCAACACCACCAGCGGGCCAGCTCGGTCACGTCGCTGGCCGGACTCGGCCAAACCAACTCAACTGATGCTCATATTATTATATGGGAGAAGAAGCTGTAA